Proteins encoded within one genomic window of Nitrospirota bacterium:
- a CDS encoding radical SAM protein has protein sequence MLRLINLAKNILASNLQDLSLPYKLTFALTYRCQLKCSICGIWRKADAPELSMDEIESFFRRSPHFSWINLSGGEIFLRQDLPAILRIIDRNCRSLYLLNFPTNGYETKLIAGVIRKFIRSTRIPRIMVTVSVDGPPELHDRLRGQSGAWDRAVETYRLLREMRSKRFEVYMGMTLQDANFNAFSETFSAVQARVAGIHYRDLHVNVSHASSHYYGNMEHPGISEPGRVAGVLEPISRLRRDHVFTPVGFLERRYQKCARKYLLEGKTPVNCEALSSSCFIDPFGMVYSCSIYDCPIDNIREFGFSLGDLWASNKRLDARQQIRQGTCPQCWTPCEAYQSLLANLKPGIGKG, from the coding sequence ATGCTTCGATTGATCAATTTGGCAAAAAACATTTTAGCGAGTAATCTACAGGATCTGTCGCTTCCCTATAAGCTGACTTTTGCCCTCACGTACAGATGTCAGCTCAAATGCAGCATCTGCGGCATCTGGCGAAAAGCAGATGCGCCTGAACTGTCAATGGACGAGATTGAGTCGTTTTTTCGAAGATCACCTCATTTTTCGTGGATCAATCTCAGCGGCGGTGAGATTTTTCTTCGCCAGGATCTGCCCGCGATCCTCCGTATTATTGATCGTAATTGCCGCTCGCTCTATCTACTCAATTTTCCTACTAACGGTTACGAGACCAAGCTTATCGCAGGGGTTATCAGGAAGTTTATCCGCAGTACACGCATCCCGAGGATTATGGTTACGGTCAGCGTTGATGGGCCTCCCGAGTTGCATGACAGACTAAGAGGTCAATCCGGCGCGTGGGACAGGGCGGTGGAGACTTACCGGCTGCTTAGGGAGATGCGCAGCAAAAGATTCGAGGTGTACATGGGTATGACGCTCCAGGACGCCAACTTCAATGCCTTTTCTGAAACTTTCAGCGCTGTGCAGGCCCGTGTTGCTGGCATTCATTACCGGGATCTTCATGTTAATGTATCGCATGCATCGTCTCACTATTACGGCAATATGGAGCACCCGGGTATTTCTGAGCCTGGCAGGGTGGCAGGTGTCCTTGAGCCTATCAGTAGGCTTCGCCGGGATCATGTGTTTACGCCTGTCGGCTTCCTTGAACGCCGCTATCAGAAATGCGCGCGCAAATACCTCCTTGAAGGCAAGACGCCCGTGAATTGCGAGGCGCTCTCCTCGTCATGCTTTATTGATCCGTTCGGTATGGTCTATTCCTGCAGCATTTACGACTGTCCTATCGACAACATACGAGAATTCGGATTCAGCCTCGGCGATTTGTGGGCTTCAAACAAAAGGCTTGATGCGCGCCAACAAATACGGCAGGGAACTTGTCCTCAATGTTGGACCCCTTGCGAGGCGTATCAGAGTCTGCTTGCGAATCTGAAGCCGGGAATCGGAAAGGGCTGA
- a CDS encoding tetratricopeptide repeat protein: MTGEKRRELLYTLAVAVLAFVVYANSLQNGFVGDDHSVVLNNPALRGSPISLFGVIDTSSDMQLLPFYRPLTYLAFMLEDRLHGLNPFMMHLFNVLLHAANAFLVYRLARSLINDGNAALLVGFLFAVHPLHTEGVNFISGGRNTLLACFFLLAAYLSHRRSVIHDNFAGAFAGAFLLLGGLFSKETALMIVPFIVAQEIFPLLKNTTGTRPRAVIRLLPYIAAVAGYLVMRWMTLSGLGIQEGLMPGFSSEKLREMYVVPGLGERLINNFYILPHYLLSVVWPLSFSPRYAIPGDFSLFVLPLVIGWISILGIGGWLLIKSRSSCTVFGLAWLILFWLPVSGIVFFSGVQMADRFLYIPAIGIWLVVADQAALRMPSRNAARRYVYAGAALILLLLAVLTIRRNMDWRSDMTLFTRVVEQYPENPHGHLNLGSAYLDRRGPNDLVLAEKEFEEALSLDRELQTVYAPLGYIQMEQGDFEKALYYYSEALSFEPMARDARINRGIAYEKLGRYDEALADYEFYLRLTTFNNVPGSQEYAEARVRELRQRLDIRSEK; this comes from the coding sequence ATGACCGGAGAGAAAAGAAGAGAATTGCTCTATACCTTAGCGGTGGCTGTGCTTGCATTTGTCGTTTACGCAAATTCCCTTCAAAACGGCTTTGTCGGAGACGATCACAGTGTTGTTTTGAACAATCCTGCCCTTAGGGGATCTCCCATTTCACTCTTCGGTGTTATTGATACATCCAGCGATATGCAACTCCTCCCCTTTTATCGGCCTCTGACCTACCTTGCCTTTATGCTTGAGGACCGGCTGCACGGATTAAATCCTTTTATGATGCATCTCTTTAATGTTCTGCTTCATGCAGCGAATGCATTTCTTGTCTATCGACTTGCAAGATCACTGATTAACGACGGGAACGCTGCGCTTCTTGTCGGCTTTCTCTTTGCAGTCCATCCGCTCCATACCGAGGGCGTTAATTTTATTTCGGGTGGCCGCAATACGCTGCTTGCATGTTTCTTTCTGCTGGCAGCCTACCTTAGTCATCGCCGGAGCGTTATTCATGATAACTTTGCTGGTGCCTTTGCCGGAGCATTTTTATTACTAGGAGGGCTTTTTTCCAAAGAAACAGCTTTGATGATTGTACCTTTCATCGTAGCTCAGGAGATTTTTCCTCTGCTCAAGAATACGACGGGGACAAGGCCCCGGGCAGTTATAAGATTATTGCCGTACATTGCTGCAGTCGCAGGCTACCTTGTCATGCGCTGGATGACGCTCTCGGGGCTCGGTATTCAGGAAGGTCTTATGCCCGGATTTAGCTCGGAAAAGCTTCGTGAGATGTATGTCGTTCCAGGTCTTGGAGAGCGGTTGATCAATAATTTTTACATTCTTCCCCATTACTTGTTGTCAGTTGTCTGGCCTTTATCTTTCAGCCCTAGGTATGCCATTCCCGGCGATTTTTCCCTTTTTGTTTTGCCCCTTGTGATTGGGTGGATTTCGATTCTCGGTATCGGTGGATGGCTTCTTATCAAAAGCCGCAGCAGTTGCACTGTTTTTGGTCTTGCGTGGCTCATTTTATTCTGGCTTCCGGTGAGCGGCATTGTTTTTTTTTCGGGTGTACAGATGGCTGACCGTTTTCTTTACATTCCTGCGATTGGAATATGGCTTGTTGTGGCTGATCAGGCGGCGCTTCGAATGCCGTCCCGCAATGCAGCGCGCAGGTATGTTTATGCCGGAGCTGCGCTTATTCTTCTGCTTCTGGCGGTATTGACGATTAGGCGCAATATGGACTGGCGGAGCGATATGACTCTTTTTACACGTGTAGTGGAGCAGTATCCAGAAAATCCACATGGGCATCTTAATCTCGGCAGTGCTTATCTTGACAGGCGGGGACCGAATGACCTTGTATTGGCTGAAAAGGAGTTTGAAGAAGCCCTGTCTCTGGATCGTGAATTGCAGACGGTCTATGCCCCGCTCGGGTATATACAGATGGAGCAGGGCGATTTTGAGAAGGCGCTGTACTACTACTCGGAAGCTCTGAGCTTTGAGCCTATGGCGCGGGACGCTCGAATTAACCGGGGGATTGCTTACGAAAAACTCGGCAGATATGACGAGGCCCTTGCCGATTATGAATTCTATCTGAGACTTACTACCTTTAATAATGTTCCCGGATCTCAGGAATACGCTGAGGCGAGGGTCCGTGAGCTGAGACAGCGGCTCGACATACGAAGTGAAAAATGA
- a CDS encoding radical SAM protein: MFRKIYIDFIRERLKKGELRWLASRAKQYLLIQASAIAGRPFCGPILGTLVTNYRCNFRCLMCDLPLRDAELCEKGYEEMDTDGMKRLIREFRSLGVSGLGFTGGEPLLRKDIVELLAYTKQLGLITHLNTNGSLLDEKMAVSLIEARVDSINISLDGACPNTHDRIRGVHGAFDKTVRAIGIICGLRDRIGAPIRVKTVAVLQEENIGEVAELIALTGGLKVDCIEFIPRQTFRLDESHETEPSKDFLQKVDEVTELLVANSGFGSAIENSKTQLKLFSGSFRGEPSPLKCFAGYNSLAVDCYGEIYPCVPWYNWRKSAGNIREGSLEKFWYSMTYNQTRKELVHCRKCTLNCQAELNILFKPGYR; this comes from the coding sequence ATGTTCCGGAAAATCTATATCGACTTTATCCGGGAGCGTCTCAAAAAAGGCGAGCTGCGCTGGCTTGCATCTCGTGCAAAACAGTATCTTCTCATCCAGGCATCCGCCATTGCAGGCAGACCGTTCTGCGGCCCTATTCTTGGAACTCTGGTTACAAACTACCGGTGCAATTTCCGTTGCCTTATGTGCGATCTGCCGCTGAGGGATGCGGAACTGTGCGAGAAGGGATATGAGGAGATGGATACCGACGGAATGAAACGTCTGATTCGGGAGTTCAGGAGCCTTGGCGTCTCAGGGCTCGGGTTTACAGGCGGAGAACCGCTTTTGCGGAAGGACATTGTGGAACTGCTGGCATATACTAAGCAGCTCGGGCTGATCACTCATCTTAATACGAACGGATCGCTGCTGGATGAGAAAATGGCGGTCTCGCTTATCGAGGCCAGGGTTGACTCGATCAATATTTCTCTTGACGGGGCGTGTCCGAATACCCACGACCGGATCCGGGGTGTGCATGGGGCATTTGATAAGACTGTCAGGGCTATCGGCATTATATGCGGACTGCGAGACCGGATCGGTGCACCGATAAGGGTCAAGACCGTTGCAGTTCTGCAGGAAGAAAATATCGGGGAGGTTGCAGAGCTTATTGCGCTGACAGGGGGCCTGAAGGTCGACTGCATAGAATTTATTCCACGGCAGACGTTCCGACTGGATGAAAGTCATGAGACAGAACCGTCAAAGGATTTTCTGCAGAAAGTAGATGAGGTGACTGAATTGCTTGTTGCAAATTCAGGCTTTGGCAGTGCCATCGAAAACTCGAAGACCCAGTTGAAGCTTTTTTCTGGCTCGTTTCGGGGCGAGCCTTCTCCTCTGAAGTGCTTTGCAGGTTACAATTCGCTGGCTGTAGATTGTTATGGGGAGATCTATCCCTGCGTACCTTGGTATAATTGGCGTAAGTCCGCAGGAAATATCAGAGAGGGCAGCCTCGAAAAATTCTGGTATTCAATGACATATAATCAAACGCGAAAAGAGCTTGTACATTGCCGTAAGTGCACGCTCAATTGTCAGGCGGAATTGAATATTCTGTTTAAGCCTGGTTACAGATGA